The following coding sequences are from one Mycobacterium bourgelatii window:
- a CDS encoding acyl-CoA dehydrogenase family protein, with product MDFSRVELDDDDQAFLAEVRAFLAEHVTDEVRRRDRETGDNFDEGVHLAIGAKGFLEKEWKPSSEGGFSRVRRRIWELEKRRVHTPWVTWGTTAMVARAVAEFGKPELVEEVLPKVFSGHVRMCLGYTEPEGGSDIATCKTRAVREADGSSWIINGSKMFTTGAHNCQYVFLITNTDPDAPKHKSLTMFLVPLDLPGIEIQGIRTVDGDRTNIVYYSDVRVDDKYLLGEVNGGWRVLRGPLDAEHGAVSAAPDGLQDVAIMQHQAGFMSAAVDAVAALVGRPGPDGERRIDDGSVAYRLGRSAARLEAALSTPSIFGRVAQAQTMRDIGPELMDLAGPASVLPIETEGAADNGASEYLYRFAPLAGIYGGTLEVFRNMIAQHVLGLGKPNYSPPVKKISR from the coding sequence ATGGATTTCTCGCGGGTTGAACTCGACGACGACGACCAGGCGTTTCTCGCCGAGGTGCGCGCCTTCCTCGCCGAACACGTCACCGACGAGGTTCGTCGGCGGGACCGGGAGACCGGCGACAATTTCGACGAGGGCGTGCACCTGGCGATCGGCGCGAAGGGGTTCCTGGAAAAGGAGTGGAAGCCCTCTTCCGAGGGGGGATTCAGCCGGGTCCGCCGCCGGATCTGGGAGTTGGAAAAGCGTCGTGTGCATACGCCGTGGGTGACCTGGGGCACGACGGCCATGGTGGCTCGGGCGGTGGCCGAGTTCGGCAAGCCCGAACTCGTCGAAGAGGTGCTGCCCAAGGTTTTCAGCGGACATGTCCGAATGTGCTTGGGATACACCGAACCCGAGGGCGGGTCCGACATCGCCACCTGCAAGACGAGGGCGGTGCGGGAGGCGGATGGGTCGAGCTGGATCATCAATGGCTCGAAGATGTTCACCACCGGCGCGCACAACTGCCAGTACGTGTTCCTCATCACCAACACCGACCCGGATGCGCCAAAACACAAGAGCCTGACCATGTTTCTGGTCCCGCTCGATCTGCCCGGCATCGAGATCCAAGGCATTCGCACCGTCGACGGCGACCGGACCAACATCGTGTACTACAGCGACGTGCGGGTCGACGACAAATATCTACTCGGGGAGGTCAACGGCGGCTGGAGGGTGTTGCGCGGCCCGTTGGACGCCGAGCACGGTGCCGTCTCCGCAGCTCCGGACGGGTTGCAAGACGTCGCAATCATGCAGCACCAGGCGGGTTTCATGTCCGCCGCAGTCGACGCCGTGGCGGCTTTGGTGGGCCGACCGGGCCCGGACGGGGAGCGTCGGATCGACGACGGGTCCGTCGCATACCGGCTGGGCCGCAGCGCCGCGCGCCTGGAGGCGGCGCTGTCCACACCGAGCATCTTCGGCAGGGTCGCCCAGGCGCAGACCATGCGCGACATCGGTCCCGAGCTGATGGACCTTGCCGGCCCCGCATCGGTGTTGCCCATCGAGACCGAGGGCGCCGCCGACAATGGCGCGTCGGAGTACCTCTACCGGTTTGCTCCGCTCGCGGGCATCTACGGCGGCACCCTCGAAGTGTTCCGCAACATGATCGCCCAGCATGTGCTCGGGCTGGGCAAGCCGAACTACTCGCCGCCGGTCAAGAAGATCTCCCGTTAG
- a CDS encoding acyl-CoA dehydrogenase family protein codes for MDRYELRRQDYSLTEDHKALQAAYRQLLETHCPIETVWAAQETGFDKSLWERLCAMGASSMAISEGAGGDGATLVDLTLVAEELGRALAPVPWIDHICAARLAEALGGIEPDVVEGTRILGLDPAPEPVSGSRLIPSASIADGLVVRDGDDVVLLTFATRPARVPNLGQLPLAWVDPGAADSRTVLGSGPEAAAAYRRALDEWRLLTAAALAGLVEQTMTIAAEFAKTRYTLGVPISTLQAISHPLANMAIVVQGGRNLARRAAWFLDNEPDERPELPGCAFVFMAEEAAKAATMAVHIQGGLGVSVEAAATAFLVRARGWVLAGGDPGLTAKQVGRIVAERESGAA; via the coding sequence ATGGATCGCTACGAGCTGCGCCGACAGGACTACAGCCTCACCGAGGATCACAAGGCTTTGCAGGCCGCGTACCGACAACTGCTGGAGACTCACTGTCCTATCGAGACGGTCTGGGCCGCACAGGAAACCGGCTTCGACAAGAGCCTGTGGGAGCGGTTGTGCGCAATGGGTGCCTCCTCGATGGCGATCAGCGAAGGCGCGGGCGGAGACGGAGCCACCCTGGTGGATCTCACGCTCGTCGCTGAAGAACTCGGTCGTGCGCTGGCGCCGGTGCCATGGATCGACCACATCTGTGCCGCGCGACTGGCCGAAGCACTCGGCGGCATCGAACCAGACGTGGTCGAAGGCACCCGGATTCTGGGACTCGATCCCGCACCCGAACCGGTGAGCGGATCACGGCTCATCCCGTCCGCGTCCATCGCCGACGGCCTCGTCGTGCGTGACGGCGACGACGTCGTCCTGTTGACCTTCGCCACTCGGCCCGCCCGGGTGCCCAATCTGGGGCAACTGCCGCTGGCGTGGGTGGACCCCGGGGCTGCCGATTCGCGGACCGTCCTTGGCTCGGGCCCCGAAGCGGCGGCGGCCTACCGGCGCGCACTCGACGAATGGCGGCTGCTGACCGCGGCTGCGCTGGCCGGCCTGGTCGAGCAGACGATGACCATCGCGGCAGAGTTCGCCAAAACGCGCTACACGCTTGGTGTTCCGATCTCGACGTTGCAGGCGATATCACATCCGTTGGCCAACATGGCGATCGTCGTGCAGGGCGGTCGCAACCTGGCCCGGCGCGCCGCGTGGTTCCTGGACAACGAACCCGACGAACGGCCCGAGTTGCCTGGTTGCGCGTTCGTGTTCATGGCCGAGGAGGCGGCCAAGGCGGCCACCATGGCGGTACACATCCAGGGCGGACTGGGAGTGTCCGTCGAAGCCGCCGCGACGGCGTTTCTGGTGCGCGCCCGCGGCTGGGTGCTGGCCGGCGGCGATCCCGGGCTGACGGCCAAACAGGTAGGTCGGATCGTCGCCGAGCGGGAAAGTGGTGCGGCCTGA
- a CDS encoding amidohydrolase family protein: protein MTQPARTPAPRKVIDCLVNVHFGETEKQPEFMTRVRDDYFKGPKSMFDPVDLSELLDEMDEHGVEKAILMDNLAKPSVTARKFADARPDRFALALGGINLLRPVGPLRELTAAVADLPVAYAVVGPSFWADGMYPPSDAVYYPLYAKCAELELPLCVNTGIPGPPIPGEVQNPIHLDRVCVRFPELKLCMIHGADPWWDIAIRMLIKYRNLRLMTSAWSPKRLPDSLIHYMRTRGATKVIFASDWPVLRQHRVVPEANALDLPPDVLDNYLYNNANDFFFQPGNGD, encoded by the coding sequence ATGACTCAGCCCGCCCGCACGCCGGCTCCTCGGAAAGTCATCGACTGCCTGGTCAATGTGCACTTCGGGGAAACGGAAAAGCAACCGGAATTCATGACAAGGGTCCGCGACGACTACTTCAAGGGACCCAAGTCGATGTTCGACCCGGTCGACCTGTCCGAGTTGCTCGACGAGATGGATGAGCACGGTGTCGAAAAGGCCATCCTGATGGACAATCTGGCCAAGCCGTCGGTGACCGCCCGCAAGTTCGCCGATGCTCGCCCGGACCGATTCGCCTTGGCCCTCGGCGGCATCAACCTGCTCCGCCCGGTAGGGCCATTACGCGAGCTCACCGCCGCGGTGGCCGATCTGCCGGTGGCGTATGCCGTTGTGGGCCCTAGCTTCTGGGCCGACGGCATGTACCCGCCCAGTGACGCGGTGTACTACCCGCTGTACGCCAAGTGCGCGGAGCTTGAGCTCCCGCTCTGCGTCAACACCGGCATTCCCGGCCCGCCGATACCGGGCGAGGTCCAGAACCCGATTCACCTGGACCGGGTGTGCGTGCGCTTCCCGGAGCTAAAGCTGTGCATGATTCACGGTGCAGATCCGTGGTGGGACATCGCGATTCGGATGCTGATCAAATACCGCAACCTACGCCTGATGACGTCGGCGTGGTCGCCGAAGCGGTTGCCGGACAGCCTCATCCACTACATGCGCACCCGGGGCGCTACCAAAGTAATCTTCGCCTCGGACTGGCCGGTGCTGCGCCAGCACCGGGTGGTCCCGGAGGCCAACGCCCTCGACCTGCCCCCCGACGTCCTCGACAACTACCTCTACAACAACGCCAACGACTTCTTCTTCCAACCAGGGAACGGTGACTGA
- a CDS encoding acyl-CoA synthetase translates to MSEWTIGAVLDAAAEAVPGRVMTVCGTRRNTFADCADRTRRLANFLAGNGFGVHAERDALSNWECGQDRVALIMHNDLYPDMVIACLKARVVPVNINHYYTPREVADLLAYVRPRGVIYHRSLGAKFADVLPSVGADLLISVDDGSDYPELPRAVTLEDALAQGDSDCDITPSPDDLIMICTGGTTGRPKGVLWRQADMYVASMNGADHAAVDEIHQRVQKVGPPWYAVSPLMHAAGMWTAFSAILAGQTAVLYDTARKFDPAAVLEIAEREKVGLMTMVGDAYAGPLVEELGRRRYDLSSLFAIGTGGAATNVKHQRALLDHLPHITVINGYGSSETGNMGFGHSRRDVQTDTFTFRAGGLVLSDDYSRFLDPGEPHVGWVARTGRIPLGYFDDEAATAKTFPVVDGLRVVISGDRASLEADGTLRLLGRDSLVVNTGGEKVFVEEVEEVLRAHPIVADALVVGRDSERWGQEIVALIELHDPAVAALQVDTDALRAHCAAELARFKVPKAFIVVDKVRRLGNGKADYRWAKLEAAQTARTQP, encoded by the coding sequence ATGAGTGAATGGACGATCGGCGCGGTGCTGGACGCGGCCGCCGAGGCCGTGCCCGGCCGGGTGATGACGGTGTGCGGAACTCGCCGCAACACCTTCGCCGACTGTGCCGACCGGACTCGTCGGCTGGCTAACTTTCTGGCCGGCAACGGTTTTGGCGTCCACGCCGAACGTGACGCGCTGAGCAACTGGGAGTGCGGTCAGGATCGCGTGGCGCTCATCATGCACAACGACCTGTACCCCGACATGGTGATCGCGTGTCTGAAGGCCCGCGTGGTACCGGTCAACATCAACCACTACTACACGCCGCGCGAAGTCGCCGACCTGCTGGCCTACGTCAGGCCACGCGGGGTCATCTACCACCGCTCGCTGGGGGCAAAGTTCGCCGACGTACTCCCGTCGGTGGGCGCCGACTTGCTGATCTCGGTTGACGACGGCAGCGACTATCCCGAACTGCCCCGTGCCGTCACGCTCGAAGATGCGCTGGCACAAGGGGATTCTGATTGCGACATCACTCCGTCGCCCGACGACCTGATCATGATCTGCACCGGCGGCACGACCGGCCGGCCCAAGGGCGTGCTGTGGCGACAGGCCGACATGTACGTCGCGTCGATGAACGGCGCCGACCACGCCGCGGTCGACGAGATCCATCAACGAGTGCAGAAGGTCGGCCCGCCCTGGTACGCGGTGTCGCCGTTGATGCACGCCGCCGGCATGTGGACCGCCTTCTCCGCCATCCTTGCCGGCCAGACCGCCGTCCTCTACGACACCGCCCGGAAGTTCGATCCCGCAGCGGTGCTGGAAATCGCCGAGCGCGAAAAGGTCGGCCTGATGACGATGGTGGGCGACGCATACGCCGGACCGCTGGTCGAAGAACTCGGCCGGCGCCGCTACGACCTGTCCAGTCTGTTCGCGATCGGCACCGGTGGCGCGGCCACCAACGTCAAACATCAGCGGGCGTTGCTCGACCACCTGCCGCACATCACGGTGATCAACGGCTATGGCTCCTCGGAAACGGGCAACATGGGATTCGGCCACAGCCGGCGGGATGTCCAGACCGACACCTTCACGTTCCGGGCCGGCGGCTTGGTGTTATCCGACGACTACAGCCGATTCCTCGACCCGGGCGAACCGCACGTCGGTTGGGTTGCCCGCACCGGCCGAATACCGTTGGGCTACTTCGACGACGAGGCCGCGACGGCCAAGACGTTCCCGGTGGTGGACGGTCTGCGCGTCGTCATCTCCGGGGACCGGGCGTCGCTGGAAGCCGATGGCACCCTGCGCCTGCTGGGCCGGGATTCGCTGGTGGTCAACACCGGCGGCGAAAAGGTGTTCGTCGAAGAGGTCGAAGAGGTGCTTCGCGCCCATCCCATCGTCGCCGACGCCCTGGTGGTAGGCCGGGACAGCGAACGTTGGGGGCAGGAAATCGTCGCGCTTATCGAACTGCATGACCCGGCCGTGGCGGCCCTTCAAGTGGATACCGACGCCTTGCGCGCGCACTGCGCGGCCGAATTGGCAAGGTTCAAGGTGCCCAAGGCCTTTATCGTGGTCGACAAGGTCCGTCGCCTGGGCAACGGCAAGGCCGACTACCGATGGGCCAAACTAGAGGCCGCACAAACCGCAAGGACTCAGCCATGA
- a CDS encoding amidohydrolase family protein, producing MNTLDYRAIDVDNHYYEPIDAFTRYLPKEFKRRGVQMLRDDKRTWAVIGGQINQFIPNPTFDPIIEPGCLDLLFRGEIPEGVDPASLMKVDRLANHPEYQNRDARVKVMDTQNLETVFMLPTFACGVEEALKHDIDATMASVHAFNLWLDEDWGFNRPDNRIISAPIISLADPEKAVEEVEFVLGRGAKLVLVRPAPVPGSAKPRSLGDPLHDPVWARLAEAGVPVGFHLSDSGYLAINALWGGKATFEGFGKKDPLDQVLLDDRAIHDTMASMIVHQVFTRHPKLKAVSIENGSYFVYRLIKRLKKSANNNPRHYKEDPVAQLKNNVWIAPYYEDDVKLLAETIGVDRILFGSDWPHGEGLADPMAFTADIPQFPEFSTEDTRKVMRDNALDLLGVNVPASV from the coding sequence ATGAACACGCTGGACTACCGGGCGATTGACGTCGACAACCACTACTACGAGCCGATCGACGCCTTCACCCGGTACCTGCCGAAGGAGTTCAAACGGCGCGGTGTGCAGATGCTGCGCGACGACAAGCGCACCTGGGCGGTAATCGGCGGGCAGATCAACCAGTTCATCCCGAACCCGACGTTCGACCCGATCATCGAGCCGGGGTGCCTGGACCTGTTGTTCCGCGGCGAGATTCCCGAGGGTGTGGACCCGGCGTCGCTGATGAAAGTTGACCGGCTCGCGAATCACCCCGAGTACCAGAACCGGGACGCCCGAGTGAAGGTGATGGACACCCAGAACCTCGAGACGGTGTTCATGCTGCCCACGTTCGCCTGCGGGGTCGAAGAGGCGCTCAAGCACGACATCGACGCGACGATGGCCTCGGTGCACGCATTCAACCTCTGGCTCGATGAGGACTGGGGCTTCAATCGGCCGGACAACCGGATCATCTCGGCACCGATCATCTCGCTCGCCGACCCCGAAAAGGCCGTCGAGGAGGTCGAGTTCGTACTTGGCCGCGGCGCCAAGCTGGTCCTGGTCCGCCCGGCTCCGGTACCCGGTAGCGCCAAGCCGCGCTCGCTGGGAGATCCCCTGCATGACCCGGTCTGGGCACGGTTGGCCGAGGCCGGCGTCCCGGTGGGCTTCCACCTCAGCGACAGTGGCTATCTGGCGATCAACGCGTTGTGGGGCGGCAAGGCCACCTTCGAAGGATTCGGCAAGAAGGATCCGCTCGATCAGGTGCTGCTGGACGACCGGGCGATCCACGACACGATGGCGTCGATGATCGTGCACCAGGTCTTCACCCGGCATCCCAAGTTGAAGGCCGTCAGCATCGAGAACGGCTCGTACTTCGTCTACCGCTTGATCAAGCGCCTCAAGAAGTCCGCTAACAACAATCCACGTCACTACAAAGAGGATCCGGTGGCGCAGCTGAAGAACAACGTCTGGATCGCGCCCTACTACGAAGACGACGTCAAGCTGCTCGCCGAGACGATCGGCGTGGACAGGATCTTGTTCGGCTCGGACTGGCCGCACGGCGAAGGGCTCGCCGACCCGATGGCGTTCACCGCCGACATCCCGCAGTTCCCCGAGTTCAGTACCGAGGACACCCGGAAGGTAATGCGAGACAACGCACTTGACCTGCTCGGTGTGAATGTCCCCGCGTCGGTGTAG
- a CDS encoding enoyl-CoA hydratase: MSTDGSAVAERSTASRERDREPVLYEITESGVAVVTLNQPERMNAWGQPMMSAFYRYFEAAEADPAVRVIVLTGNGRAFCAGADMGGLNSISSTTVESASKTDVGALVAEKHPYFLTQLLKPVIVAINGSVAGIGLSLALMADVRFAAAGAKFTTAFARRGLVAEYGISWILPRLIGWGAATDLLLSGRTFLAEEAAELGLVKEVVAREQLLDRALAYADDIARNCAPSSLAVMKRQLYADAGLPIVETSNKAEQLMHESMTRPDFIEGITAFFEKRPPNFPPLTAETAQTAHD; the protein is encoded by the coding sequence ATGAGCACCGACGGCAGCGCGGTCGCCGAGCGCTCGACCGCATCGCGCGAGCGCGATCGAGAGCCGGTGCTCTACGAGATCACCGAGTCGGGCGTGGCGGTGGTCACCCTCAACCAGCCGGAGCGGATGAACGCGTGGGGTCAGCCGATGATGTCGGCGTTCTACCGCTACTTCGAAGCTGCGGAAGCCGACCCCGCCGTTCGCGTCATCGTGCTGACCGGCAACGGGCGGGCATTCTGTGCGGGCGCGGACATGGGCGGTCTGAATTCGATCTCGTCGACGACGGTGGAGTCGGCCAGCAAGACCGATGTCGGTGCACTGGTCGCCGAAAAGCATCCCTATTTCCTGACTCAACTGCTCAAGCCGGTCATCGTGGCAATCAACGGGTCGGTTGCCGGCATCGGGCTTTCGTTGGCGTTGATGGCCGATGTCCGTTTCGCCGCTGCGGGTGCGAAATTCACCACCGCGTTCGCTCGGCGCGGACTGGTCGCCGAGTACGGCATCTCCTGGATCCTGCCGCGACTCATCGGCTGGGGCGCGGCGACCGACCTGCTGCTGTCCGGCCGCACGTTTCTGGCTGAGGAAGCCGCCGAACTCGGTTTGGTCAAGGAGGTGGTGGCGCGCGAGCAGCTGTTGGATCGCGCGCTGGCCTACGCTGACGACATCGCCCGAAACTGTGCCCCCAGCTCGCTGGCTGTGATGAAGCGGCAGCTCTACGCTGACGCCGGCCTCCCGATTGTCGAGACCAGCAACAAGGCCGAGCAGCTGATGCACGAATCGATGACGCGCCCCGATTTCATCGAGGGCATCACGGCCTTTTTTGAAAAGCGCCCGCCGAACTTCCCGCCCCTGACAGCCGAGACAGCTCAGACGGCTCACGATTGA
- a CDS encoding CaiB/BaiF CoA transferase family protein, translating into MAGFRVLEVAQFTFVPAAGAILADWGADVIKVEHPLRGDTQRGFLNMGGIQVDPDRHPLMEHPNRGKRSVGIDVSTPGGQEVLYELAKSSDVFLTNYLPSQRQKNKFDVEHIRAANPNIVYARGSAYGDKGPERNTGGYDGTAFWTRSGIGYALTPEELGGALGQGIPAFGDSIGGMFIAGGISAALLHRERTGEAVELDVSLLSTAWWAAGASVTQGMETGEVMRTHMPGSLAPSVNPFMGNYETSDGGTINLCIISPTGLIRDTFEHLGIPEAADDPRFSDVLPLIQNADAASELIRKAFAAKPFEYWRQHLKTLKGQWAPFQSLIDLASDEQALANDMIAEVEVASGGPPFKVVRGPVQFNHEPLQTTRAPQASEHTEIVLMELGMDWDRIAELKDSGAIA; encoded by the coding sequence ATGGCGGGCTTCCGGGTCCTCGAGGTTGCACAGTTCACCTTCGTCCCGGCCGCCGGAGCGATCCTGGCAGACTGGGGCGCCGACGTCATCAAGGTCGAGCACCCGTTGCGCGGCGACACCCAGCGCGGGTTCCTCAACATGGGAGGGATCCAGGTCGACCCCGACCGGCATCCGTTGATGGAGCACCCCAACCGCGGCAAACGCAGCGTCGGAATCGACGTCTCTACCCCCGGTGGTCAGGAGGTGCTCTACGAACTGGCCAAGTCCTCCGACGTTTTCCTTACCAATTACCTGCCGTCCCAACGACAGAAGAACAAGTTCGATGTCGAGCACATCCGCGCGGCGAACCCGAACATCGTCTACGCCCGCGGGTCGGCGTACGGCGACAAAGGCCCGGAACGCAACACGGGCGGCTACGACGGGACGGCCTTCTGGACCCGCAGCGGCATCGGATATGCGCTGACTCCGGAGGAACTGGGCGGCGCACTGGGACAAGGCATTCCCGCCTTCGGCGACTCCATCGGCGGCATGTTCATCGCCGGCGGAATCTCGGCGGCGCTGCTGCATCGCGAGCGCACCGGTGAAGCCGTCGAGCTTGACGTGTCGCTGCTGAGCACCGCCTGGTGGGCGGCGGGGGCGAGCGTCACCCAGGGCATGGAGACCGGCGAGGTGATGCGCACACACATGCCGGGCTCGCTGGCTCCATCGGTTAATCCCTTCATGGGCAACTACGAAACGTCCGACGGCGGCACGATCAACCTGTGCATCATCAGCCCCACCGGACTGATCCGCGATACGTTCGAGCACCTCGGCATCCCCGAGGCGGCCGACGATCCTCGGTTCTCCGATGTGCTGCCGCTGATTCAGAACGCGGACGCGGCCAGTGAACTGATTAGGAAGGCGTTCGCTGCCAAGCCATTTGAGTACTGGCGCCAGCATCTGAAAACCCTTAAAGGGCAATGGGCTCCGTTCCAGAGCCTCATCGACTTGGCCAGCGACGAACAGGCGCTCGCCAACGACATGATCGCCGAAGTCGAGGTGGCCAGCGGCGGCCCACCGTTCAAGGTCGTGCGCGGACCCGTCCAGTTCAACCACGAACCGCTGCAGACGACCAGGGCTCCGCAAGCCTCAGAGCACACCGAGATTGTGCTGATGGAGCTTGGGATGGATTGGGACCGCATCGCCGAACTCAAGGATTCCGGCGCCATTGCGTAG
- a CDS encoding HNH endonuclease signature motif containing protein, translating to MFDDPRPATLTERVVPQEALAWLDESLVRREALLSTTAETTKWLDRVRAAARVENQAAAAQLVAIGELFAQRFADCGCDEDWAIDAMAAVAAEVGAGLRISRGLALSRLHYARVMRERLPKTGEVFGAGDIDFRAFITIAYHTDAIEDPEILARVDELIAANISRWPSLTRGRLAAQVDKIVAGQDRDALRRRDQQHTDRQVWIGGDQDGISRIEGFFLTPDAHALDKRLSALAGTVCAHDPRSREQRRADALGALAAGADRLVCHCQRADCTAGGRKPASPVVIHVIAEQATLQGAGTTPACEVRADGLITPELVAELAHTATVVPLAHPGDTAPEPHYRPSAGLADFLKCRDLTCRWPGCEVSAWDCQLDHTIPYAQGGPTHAGNMKCYCTFHHLVKTFVGWTEQQLADGTLILTSPNGDTHVTTPGSALLFPSLCRAVGGMPRLKVKGTEDYCGQRAAMMPRRRRTRAQDRAARIKAERKRNREARAKIRIFSMTGELEQGPPLDPDDEPPPF from the coding sequence ATGTTCGACGATCCGCGGCCGGCGACGTTGACCGAGCGGGTGGTGCCGCAAGAGGCGTTGGCGTGGCTGGATGAGAGTTTGGTGCGTCGGGAGGCGTTGCTGTCCACGACCGCGGAGACCACGAAGTGGCTGGATCGGGTGCGCGCGGCCGCGCGGGTGGAGAATCAGGCCGCGGCCGCGCAGTTGGTGGCGATTGGGGAGTTGTTCGCTCAACGGTTCGCTGATTGTGGGTGTGATGAGGACTGGGCCATTGATGCGATGGCCGCGGTCGCTGCGGAGGTGGGGGCGGGGCTGCGGATCAGTCGGGGGCTGGCTTTGAGCCGGCTGCACTATGCGCGGGTGATGCGTGAGCGCCTGCCCAAGACCGGGGAGGTGTTTGGTGCCGGGGACATCGACTTCCGCGCGTTCATCACGATCGCCTATCACACTGATGCGATCGAGGACCCGGAGATCCTGGCCCGCGTCGATGAGTTGATCGCCGCCAATATCAGCCGCTGGCCGTCACTGACCAGGGGTCGGTTGGCCGCGCAGGTGGACAAGATCGTGGCCGGCCAGGACCGCGATGCGCTGCGCCGGCGCGACCAGCAGCACACGGATCGGCAGGTGTGGATCGGCGGGGACCAGGACGGCATCTCGCGCATCGAGGGGTTCTTCCTGACCCCCGACGCCCACGCCCTGGACAAGCGGCTGTCGGCGTTGGCGGGCACGGTGTGTGCGCATGATCCGCGTAGTCGGGAGCAGCGCCGCGCCGATGCGTTGGGGGCATTGGCGGCCGGGGCGGACCGGCTGGTGTGTCACTGCCAACGCGCCGATTGCACCGCTGGTGGGAGGAAGCCGGCCTCGCCGGTGGTCATCCACGTCATCGCCGAACAAGCCACCCTGCAGGGCGCCGGCACCACCCCGGCCTGCGAGGTCCGCGCCGACGGGCTGATCACCCCTGAACTGGTGGCTGAGTTGGCTCACACCGCGACCGTGGTGCCGTTGGCTCATCCCGGCGACACCGCGCCGGAACCGCATTATCGGCCGTCGGCGGGGTTGGCGGATTTCCTCAAGTGCCGGGATCTGACGTGTCGGTGGCCGGGGTGTGAGGTGTCGGCCTGGGACTGCCAGCTCGATCACACCATCCCGTACGCGCAGGGTGGTCCCACGCATGCGGGGAACATGAAGTGTTACTGCACTTTTCATCATTTGGTGAAGACGTTTGTCGGGTGGACCGAACAACAGCTGGCTGACGGCACCCTGATCCTGACCTCCCCGAACGGGGACACCCACGTCACCACCCCGGGCAGCGCGTTGCTGTTCCCCAGCCTGTGCCGCGCGGTCGGGGGTATGCCTCGTCTCAAGGTCAAGGGCACCGAGGACTACTGCGGGCAGCGCGCCGCGATGATGCCCCGCCGGCGCCGCACCCGCGCCCAAGACCGCGCAGCACGGATCAAGGCCGAACGTAAACGCAACCGCGAAGCCCGCGCCAAGATCCGCATCTTCAGCATGACCGGCGAACTCGAACAAGGCCCACCGCTGGACCCCGACGACGAACCACCACCGTTCTAG
- a CDS encoding enoyl-CoA hydratase, with protein MSAADSDDAVLYEATASGIAIVTLNRPERLNAWGPDMALAFYAAIDRAEEDPAIRVIVLTGRGRGFCAGAYLGASGSSPAVGENVEQAGGKPLAELVGERPPHFLTQLRKPVIAAINGACVGIGLTQALLCDIRFAAAGAKFGAVFSRRGLIAEFGVSWILPRLTGWGVAMDLLISGRTFLAEEAAELGLVKEVVAPENLMARVLEYAEDIAQNCSPVALSVIKRQAYADTSRDMKTATADAAALMWEALPRPDVVEGIVSFLEKRRPQFPPLPPSAT; from the coding sequence ATGAGCGCTGCCGACTCTGACGACGCGGTCCTCTATGAGGCCACCGCCAGCGGCATCGCCATTGTCACCCTCAATCGCCCGGAGCGACTCAATGCCTGGGGACCCGACATGGCGCTGGCGTTCTACGCCGCGATCGATCGCGCCGAGGAAGACCCGGCTATTCGCGTGATCGTGCTCACGGGCCGGGGTCGCGGATTCTGCGCGGGTGCCTACCTCGGCGCGTCCGGTTCGTCCCCGGCTGTCGGGGAAAATGTCGAGCAGGCCGGTGGAAAGCCCCTGGCGGAACTCGTCGGCGAGCGTCCTCCGCACTTCTTGACACAGTTGCGAAAGCCTGTGATTGCCGCGATCAACGGTGCCTGTGTGGGCATCGGTCTGACCCAGGCGTTGTTGTGCGACATTCGGTTTGCCGCGGCGGGGGCGAAGTTTGGCGCGGTGTTTTCGCGCCGCGGATTGATCGCCGAATTTGGTGTCTCCTGGATACTGCCGCGCCTGACCGGCTGGGGCGTGGCCATGGACCTCTTGATCAGCGGCCGCACATTTCTTGCCGAGGAGGCCGCCGAGCTAGGTTTGGTCAAGGAGGTCGTGGCGCCGGAGAACTTGATGGCGCGGGTCCTGGAGTACGCCGAGGACATCGCCCAGAATTGTTCTCCCGTAGCGCTTTCAGTGATCAAACGACAGGCATACGCCGACACCAGTCGTGATATGAAGACGGCCACCGCGGATGCCGCGGCGCTGATGTGGGAGGCCCTGCCGCGGCCCGACGTCGTCGAAGGAATCGTGAGCTTCTTAGAGAAGCGTCGCCCGCAGTTCCCGCCGCTTCCGCCATCCGCGACCTAG
- a CDS encoding GlsB/YeaQ/YmgE family stress response membrane protein: protein MLPLGVLGWIVIGGLAGWVGSKIMGAEARMGLVLSIVVGIVGGFVGGFLLHSFGIDVADGGLLFSFLTCLLGSIILLGLVKLTTRGRARR, encoded by the coding sequence ATGCTCCCGCTGGGTGTCCTCGGCTGGATCGTCATCGGCGGCCTGGCCGGCTGGGTCGGCAGCAAGATCATGGGCGCCGAAGCGCGAATGGGTCTCGTTCTCAGTATCGTCGTCGGTATCGTCGGCGGGTTTGTCGGTGGGTTCCTGCTGCACAGCTTCGGCATAGATGTGGCCGACGGCGGGTTGCTGTTCTCGTTCCTGACCTGCCTGTTGGGATCGATAATTCTGTTGGGCCTAGTCAAGCTGACGACGCGCGGACGCGCTCGCCGATAG